One genomic window of Armatimonadota bacterium includes the following:
- a CDS encoding ABC transporter ATP-binding protein, which produces MLRAVNLSAGYDKLTVIKSISLRVQQNEVVVLVGGNGAGKSTLLRSIAGLVKVSEGRVMLGGVSITGQPAEKIARMGLALVPEGRALFSSMTIYENLKVGANAARASRSETNCRFDMVFELFPDLKKRLASRAGELSGGQQQMLALGRALMSSPRILLLDEPSTGLAPVLVAELFEKIAALKDQGMTILLAEQNVHKALDIADRGYVIENGRIILEDTGDALKSSEQIQKAYLGV; this is translated from the coding sequence ATGCTGAGGGCAGTAAACCTGAGCGCAGGTTACGATAAGCTCACTGTAATTAAGTCCATCTCGCTGAGAGTGCAGCAGAACGAAGTCGTAGTGCTGGTGGGCGGCAACGGTGCGGGTAAGAGCACACTGCTTAGGAGCATAGCGGGGCTTGTAAAAGTCAGCGAGGGGCGTGTAATGCTTGGCGGTGTAAGCATCACTGGTCAGCCGGCAGAGAAGATAGCACGGATGGGACTTGCTCTGGTTCCCGAGGGCAGAGCGCTGTTTTCATCCATGACAATTTATGAAAACCTCAAAGTCGGCGCGAATGCAGCGCGTGCGTCTCGCTCGGAGACCAACTGTCGTTTCGATATGGTTTTCGAACTTTTCCCTGATCTGAAGAAGCGTCTGGCGAGCAGGGCAGGGGAGCTGAGCGGCGGCCAGCAGCAGATGCTTGCCCTTGGAAGGGCTTTGATGAGCAGTCCGAGAATCCTGTTATTGGATGAGCCGTCTACGGGTCTTGCGCCAGTGCTTGTAGCGGAGTTATTCGAGAAGATCGCCGCTCTCAAAGATCAGGGCATGACCATTCTGCTTGCCGAGCAAAACGTCCATAAGGCGCTGGATATTGCCGACCGTGGTTACGTAATAGAAAACGGCAGAATTATACTGGAAGACACCGGGGACGCTCTAAAGTCCTCCGAACAGATACAGAAGGCATACTTGGG
- a CDS encoding ABC transporter ATP-binding protein: MSRTRRAKLLALHSLLSAYAMLELTNITKTFGGVRAVDNVSFSIDEGSLTAIIGPNGAGKTTLFNLIAAAMPPSDGHISFLDKKLPPQPHKAAKRGIARTFQNVRLFHDMTLLENVLCAWNTGSFIGCSIWPGRYREDERLRMKRANYILEDMGLGDDINTRAGDLPFGKQRLAEIARALALSPKMLLLDEPAAGLNRTESAQLSKLIRHIVSSGITVLLVEHDMQLVMRLAERVIVLDSGALIADGNPSEVSSNPRVIEAYLGVAEC, encoded by the coding sequence GTGAGTAGAACGCGCAGAGCCAAGCTCTTAGCTCTCCACTCTCTACTCTCAGCTTATGCTATGCTTGAACTGACTAACATAACCAAAACCTTTGGCGGCGTGCGCGCCGTGGATAACGTGAGCTTCTCGATAGATGAGGGGAGCCTTACTGCTATCATCGGGCCAAACGGCGCGGGTAAGACCACTCTTTTCAACCTGATAGCCGCTGCCATGCCGCCCAGCGATGGTCACATCAGCTTTCTGGACAAGAAGCTGCCGCCTCAGCCGCATAAGGCTGCAAAGCGGGGTATAGCGCGCACATTTCAAAACGTCCGGCTCTTTCACGATATGACTCTGCTCGAAAATGTCCTGTGCGCTTGGAACACAGGCTCTTTTATTGGCTGTTCTATATGGCCCGGCCGGTATCGGGAAGATGAGCGCCTGCGTATGAAGCGCGCAAACTATATACTCGAAGATATGGGTCTGGGCGATGATATAAACACAAGGGCAGGGGACCTGCCTTTCGGCAAACAGAGGCTTGCTGAGATCGCGCGCGCCCTCGCTCTTTCGCCTAAGATGCTACTTCTGGACGAACCTGCAGCCGGTCTTAATAGAACCGAAAGTGCCCAGCTTTCCAAGCTGATACGCCATATAGTCAGCAGCGGGATCACGGTTTTGCTGGTCGAGCATGACATGCAGCTTGTCATGAGGCTTGCGGAGCGCGTGATAGTGCTCGACAGCGGCGCGCTCATCGCGGACGGCAACCCATCCGAGGTGAGCAGCAATCCAAGGGTCATAGAAGCTTATTTGGGGGTCGCCGAATGCTGA